The Arachis ipaensis cultivar K30076 chromosome B03, Araip1.1, whole genome shotgun sequence region GGATTCGGGGGACCATAAAGCGAAGACCCAAGGGTTTAGATGTCCGCCACCTCACTCAAGAAGCtacggcatgggcccaaattgtagctcactacgtgctcccgagcacacatgggtcatccatcaccgccgagcttgccttattgatatggtgCATCTTGACCGAGAAACCGTTCGACGTTCCGCGTGCCATCCGCCAATCCATGGGGCGCATTCATGCCAAGGGAAATCTACCATTCCCCGCTTTAGTGACGGCATTAGTTGCGAAAGCCGGCGTCAACCGGGAGACTAGAGATAGGCGAACCTCAATACCGGTCGATGGtgcatgcatataagtaggtTGCACTTCATGAGTCTTATACTTTTGCGATCCCTCGGTCTTCTGTGTTTCTTTGTATttctctaagcatgaggacatgctagaatctaagtgtggggaggttgacaaaccccaatttgaggatttatcttgtgatgatttcaggggttttatcaatgattccacacactttccgtatgaaaatacaagattttgcattccttccctagttttgcctcatgaatgaaaacatgcttgttttgcactaaaatagatacgtttctaatcttctcttgatgccattcgatgccgtgacttgtgtgttaagtggtttcaggatatagaataggaatggaccgaaagagagaaggaagacgggtacaaaagaaggaagcatgaggattaagctttgaaggtttccgcatgggcgcgtgcgcgcacctggcgcgcccgcgcggatagAGCAACGcaaagccaaagccaagagccagcttgagaagcggctaagccaggatcttcatgggcgcgTACGCGTaactagtactctcggatatagattgtagatttgtttgatgaaggattttgcgtcggtttagactatactacgattgatcatttgataatttctataccggcaaaaatcTATTTGTCAggcgtccctcccttctactgagatctctgagacctttccggctgagcaactctttgccattcaggaagcaccatggtttgcagacattacaaactataaagctgtgaggttcataccccaggagtacagcagggtgcaaaagaaaaaactaatttctgatgcaaagtacttgtgggatgaaccatatctctttaagagatgtgcagatgggaTGATCCGCAGATGGGATGATCCGCAGATGTGTCCCTAGaaaggaggcacagaagatcttgtggcattgccatgaatcccagtatggaggacattttggaagtgagcgcacagccactaaagttctccaatgtggcttctactggcctactctctatagagatgcccgagagtttgtgcgtaactgtgacagctgctaaagagctggtaacttgcctcatggttatgccatgcctcaacaagggatcttagagattgagttgtttgatgtatggggcattgacttcatgggtcctttaccaccatcatactcaaacacttacattctggtggcggtagactacgtatctaaatgggtagaagcaattgccacacccactaatgataccaagaccatgttgaagttcctccagaaacatattttcagcagatttggtgttcccagagtactaatcagtgatgggggcacccatttctgcaataaacaactttactctgctatggtttgatatggaattagccacaaagtagcaactccatatcatccacagacaaatgggcaggctgaagtctctaacagagaactaaagagaatcctggaatggactgtaattgcccgtaggaaggattgggcaaaaagcttggatgatgctctgtgggcatacagaacagcattcaagactcctataggaacctctccataccagcttgtgtatggcaaggcctgtcatttgcccgtggaactggaacataaagcctactggacaaccagattcctaaacatggatgctaagctagctggtgagaaaagattgctccagctaaatgagctagaggaattcagactcaatacttttgaaaatgcaaaaatttataaggaaaaagcaaaaaagtggcatgacaagaatttgtcatctagagtctttgagccaggacaaaaagtcctgctgttcaactctaggcttagattattccctgggaaattaaaatcccggtagaggagaccatatgtgattacaggtgtatcgccatatggatatgttgagcttcaggatattgactctgacaaaaagttcattgttaatggacaaagaatcaaacactatcttgaaagcaattttgagcaagaatgctcaaaactgaggcttgaataaaactcagtcaaggtccagctaaagacattaaagaagcgcttattggaaggcaacccaatctttatttatctatgttaaatttttattttctattgttatgttatgttttctgtaggttgatgatcatgtgaagtcacaaaaataattgaaaaagcaaaaacagaatgaaaaatacaaagaaaaacagcacaccctggaggaaaagcttgctggcgtttaacgccaggaatgggcaaggagctggcgttaaacgccagaaaagggcaccagcccggcgtttaacgccaggattggcagaaagggcgtttttgcacgccacttggtgcagggatgagctatccttgacacctcaggatctgtggaccctacaggatccccacctaccccgccactctctctcttcttcacccattcaccaatcacctcaatacctcttccaaaaaaaaacccctcacctatcaaatcccaccattctctccacccctatataaacccatcttcactccatcattttcacacaacctaaacactacttcgccccttggccgaaccacaaagcctcctccatctcctctattttcttcttcttctacttttttctttttcttttgctcgaggacgagcaaaccttctaagtttggtgtggtaaaagtatttctttttgtttttccataaccatttatggcaccaaaggccagagaaacctctagaaagagaaaagggaaggcaaaagcttccacctccgagtcatgggagatggagagattcctctcaaaggtgcatcaagaccacttctatgaagttgtggccaagaagaaggtgatccccgaggtccccttcaagctcaaaaagggtcaattttgatcaaaggttggaccaagtcctcatagacatctgtgaagagggcgctcaatggaagagtgatTCAAGAAGAAAGCCGGTTCAAccaagaaggcatgacctcaagcccatcaccaagaaaaggatggagcaaataagagaacctcaccaagagcatgaggaaattcctcatcatgaaatccctgagatgcctcaagggatgcacttttctccacaaaactattgggagcaaatcaacacctccctaggagaattgagttccaacatgggacaactaagggtggagcaccaagaacattccatcctcctccatgaaattagagaagaccaaagaatcatgagataggagcaacaaaggcaaggaagagacattgaggagctcaagaactccataaaatcttcaagaggaagaacaaaccgccatcactaaggtggacccgttctttaatttccttgttctttattttcctgtttttcaaatttttatgcttatgtttatctatgtttgtgtcttattacatgatcattagtatcttagtgtctatgccttaaagctatgagtgtcctatgaatccatcacctttcttaaatgaaaaatatttttaattgaaaaagaaaaagaagtgcatgaatttcaatttttaaaacagtttaattatcttgatgtggtggcaatgctattgtttttctgaatgaatgcttgaacagtgcatattttttaatttgattgtttatgaatgttaaaattgttggctcttgaaagaatgaaaggtaaaagagaaatgttatctgatgatctgaaaaatcataaaattgattcttgaagcaagaaaaagcagtgaaaagcttgcagaaaaaaaagatatatgcgaaaaaaaaaaagagaaaaagcaagcagaaaaagccaatacccctttaaaccaaaaggcaagggtgataaaaaggatccaaaactttgagcatcagtggataggagggcccacaggaataaaatcatggcctaagcggctaaaacaagctgtccctaaccatgtgcttgtggcgtgaaggtgtcaagtgaaaacttgagactgagcggttaaagtcgaggtccaaagcaaaaagaagagtgtgcttaagaaccctggacacctctaattggggactctagcaaagccgagtcacaatctaaaatggttcacccagttatgtgtctgtggcatttatgtatccgggggtaatactggaaaacaaagtgcttagggccacggccaagactcataaagtagctgtgttcaagaatcaacatacttaactaggagagtcagtaacactatctggattctgagttcctatagatgccaatcattctgaacttcaaaggataaaatgagatgccaaaactgttcagaagcaaaaagctaaaagccccgctcatctaattaatactgatcttcatagatgttttagaattcattgtatattctcttctttttatcctattttattttcagttgcttggagacaagcaacgatttaagtttggtgttgtgatgagcggataatttatacgctttttggcattgtttttagtatgtttttagcatgttttagctagtttttattatatttttattagtttttatttaaaattcacttttctggactttactatgagtttgtgtgtttttctgtgatttcaggtattttctggctgaaattgagggacctgagcaaaaatctgattcagaggctaaaaaggactgcagatgctgttggattctgacctctctacactcgaagtggattttctgaagctacagaagcccaattggtgcactctcaattgtgttgaaaagtagacatctagggctttccagaaatatataatagtccatactttgcccaagatttgatggcccaaaccggtgttcAAAATCAGCATCAGAATcctcatggtataagctagaatccattggcggccattcttgagaatccggaaggtctaaaccttgtctgtggtattctgagtaggattcaaggattgaatgactgtgacgagcttcaaacttgtgatTGTGGggtgttagtgacagacgcaaaagaatcactggattctattccgacatgatcgagaaccaacagatgattagccgtgctgtgacagagcgcattgaacattttcactgagaggacgggaggtagccattgacaacggtgaaacccaacatgcagcttgccatggaaggagccttacgtgcttgaagaagaagacagtaggaaagcagagattcagaagatggagcatctccaaaacctcaacctgttctccattactgcaaaacaagtatttatttcatgttcttctactttttacaattaaatctcagagttattgatatcctgactaagagttacgagataaccatagctttcttcaagccgacaatcttcgtgggatcgacccttactcacgtaaggtattacttggacgacccagtgcacttgctggttagttgtgcggaattacaaaagtgtgattgtgatttcgtgcaccaaccatcATCAGTGTTTTCCTTGAAACGTTGACAAAAAGAAATACGTTATTGCCTGCTGCCTCCAAATACCTCACCCGTTTGTCAAAATCCAATAATCAAATGCTCCTCCTATGGTACTCGTTTAAAGAAATTGCTGAACAAAGTCCAATTACAAAAACTAAACAATTCCAAACTCCAATAAATGATTTTTGCAGAAGTTGCTTAGAGAACATATATACATAGACACACAGATTAAAGCATTCTATGAGAGACATATACCCGATGGAAAATCCTTGTTGCAAATATGCAAATATGGGTATGGCTGCataagaaaagagaataaagaaattAGAGATGCAACTAACAATAGAAAGTAGAACTCAATAAGAAACACAAATATCCCCCTTATGGTCAATTTCTTAATAGAAAGTAGAAATCAATAAGCAACTACAATCTCAACATCTGGATCCTTTTCTTTTCGTTCCTTAATAAATCTATAGATAACAAACAAATAAATGCAGAAAATTTTGCTTATTCCTTAAATACAGCATATGAAATTCATGAGTTCTAAAATTGGTTCCATGTGAAAAGCAATTGCTATTTGGGAGTTATATACACTTATAAAGTTGACTACCCTTTTTTTAACAGATCTTGGAAACTCATTAATGGTCACATTTTAAAGTTCGTAAGCCACTCACCTCAATTCCACTACCACATGCATCCATCTAAACAAAACAAGACAAATTTGCATACCTCTATAAAGCAAGTTATCTTAGTGGCTGAAAATTTTTTGGTTATGACAACAGAGCTCCTAAGCAATCTTAGTTGCTCCTCAACTCCCTTAAGCTTGCCCTTCCCTCCTATCTGAAGCTCCTGACGGAAATCAATGACAACAATATTCCCAAAAATTAAAGGAAATCAAAATCAGAGGGGAGAACGCCCTTACCAGTAGTGAATCCCAGCGAGGCAGTGCTATTTTCCAGTGACAGGGGCTCAGTGACGCAACCCCTAACAGCGGCGACGACGGTGACTCCATGAACGGCGACTGGGCGCAGCAGGGCGAACAACGCCTCCTCCTTTTTCCTCCGTCTTCCAATCTCCATGCGTTTGTCTCTCCTGTGCGTCCTCAGCGTCGTCCGTGATGGGAGATGCGACGGCGGTGGAAGCTGGCAACAACCCGCTCGCGATGAAGACGACGACGGTGGCGGCTTCCCTCGGCGACAGAAGAACGCGAACTGACGGCGGCGATGGAGGCACAGCAGCTCTCCTTCCTCGCGGAGCTCTTCCTCTCGCTCAACGTCTCCTCCTTCCTGACGGCGACACGACGGCGCGGCGGCAGTGATGCCTGCCGGCGCCGTCCTCCCTCTTCCCcctctccttctctttctctcttattCCAGCTTCcctctttcttttcctttctttccctCTCCGTTTTTCCCTTTCTCTTGCTGTGCGTGTGTTTTTGTGTTGTGTTTGTGTTGTGTGTGTGAATTTGGGGAAAGGGGTGTGGCGGCTGGAAGGGTTTAGGGTtaaagtgagtgagtgagtgtggATAGGGtttataataaatcataaataacttattatttaatttttaatgtaattttaaattcaaagtaTCATTAAAttgacttaaatatttttaataaaataaatttttgaatataaaatcttaaataaatataataaatcataaataactcattatgttaattttcaaaaatttgaagttttacATTTAATATGTTGAAACAAcattttttattagttacaaaaaatctttgaattttgtgacaaataaataacttgttacaaaaatattgtattttgtgacaaattaattttttgttacaaaatatttagagcttttgaaacaaatagatattttgttacaaaatgttttaaacttttgcaacaataaaattttttgttacaaaacattataatattttgtaataaaacaacaattcgatacgaaagccaacataatttgtaacaaaaaaaatcacgTTGATACGAAAGCCAacttattttgtaacaataactaattattgttacaaaaaaatcataatttgcaacaatttttaatttgatacaaattttttgttacaaatgttccattttcttgtagtggcgTGATGATTTAGTTCTCCATCACAACCCACTTCCTTTTCTTGGATTTGGATGAAACTGACTCCTCTCCAACCTCTTCAATATGTTTCTTAGCTCCGAGAATCTTAGAATTATGTTTCTCATCAACTGCAGGTGATGGAGTTAGCTTACTCTCACAAGCCTGGGATACGCCATCATGTACcaaaaaatataagaataataatattttatttactatgtaaaaactaagaaCATCATTGTAACAATTTAAATTGGAAATCATTTGACACAAACCTTAGAAGTGTCGTATGGACCAGTAGACAAACTCAATAGTTCAGAATTTTCATGGGACAAAAGGCCTACAAAATAATTGATTCAATAAAAAGACATCATCAAAATCTGGTTGATCTGTTTTTGCAATACTGAAACAAAAGAGAAAGTTATTAGCCAAAGGGGGTTACAGGGTCAGGATTATATTTATCCAGGAAAGCAGAGACCAGAGAATTCTCATTAATCATTATCAGCACATGAATCACATATGGTTCATAAGAGTTCAGATTCCTCATCTTGAGTTGCACTTTGAAGATGAACTTAATAACCCTAAGCTTATTAATCTCTTCGGGACAGGAATTTTTCTCAACACCCTTCAAATTTAGCGGAAAAAAGTTCATTCATGCtctcataaataataaaaattaaggtATAGTGCAAAACaattaacacaaaaaaaaatgaatatgaCATCAAACCTTAGTCACACAAGACTGCCTAAGGTCATTAGCAGAAACTCCAAGAAACTTTGCAGCTTCTCCATCGAACAAAACAAAAGAGGTAGCATCGGTGTGGTCTATCACCCTTATGTGGATGCTGTATCTATTATTCACCAGAAAATATACAATCCAAGAACAACACACTACATAAATTATACCAATAGTCACAGTGTCTATACTATGTTATTATTGAATTGGACGCAAATAGTTTTTTAATGGCTTATCCAAGAGTCTCCATCCCACACGGTAGAATAGTTTAAAATAATCCTTATGTTAAAGAAGTATCGTGAGTCATACCTTGGCTCATAGAACTCGTAGTCTCTAATGCAATTGGGACAGAAATATCTTTTCTCAATTTCCCTTAAGCCACGACGACACTTCTTACATCCTTTGTACCACCAACCAAACTCGATCTCAACTTCTTTAATCGTCCCTGCTGTAACAGATACAGCATCCTAAAATCGATGGATGTAAGGGTACAACACAACAATTGAGATTATGATCCAACAAACATTAGAACTAATATaatgaaaaaaaaggaagagTAATAAAGAAAGGATTTTACCTGATTATGCTCCTTTATCTCGGCAATTGTTTTGTAGACTGACAGACGCAAAAAATCTTCTTCAACTGAAACAGGTTGATCACAGACCAGCGACATTATGCCTTGTCCATCAACAGGATCTAATTTGTTCACCCTTGCATTTTTAAATCAGAATTTATGAAATTTGCTAATAGTTAAATAATCAAAAGCCTTGTATAAATATTCTGCTGGCCACACTACTGATCTATACACTATACCTCGCAAAGAAATCCCTGGCAGCTGGAAACTCAACATTGATAAACAGTTTCGAATTGTAGTTTGTGTTGAAAACACCCATCACCCCTACAAAAAGAcataacaaattaaagaaaataccagaagcatataatgacacaaaacatgcatTCAAATAGCagtaaaataaacaaaccattataaaattttatcttaCCCATTTGGAGAATAACCACATAGGTAAGACACGGGTGTTCCTCCAGATATTTGAGCAAATCAAAAGCAAAAGACTGCCACAATGTTACCCTTAATTTCTGTCCACCCCTATAAGAAATAGCAATTCTTATATAGTAAAGAGAGGCACAAAATtccaaaataagattttaaaacaaaaatcacTATCAAAAAGATATTAAGCATTACTCAAGATCATCAAGTTCTATGGTGATATAACTTGACGGCTTCCCGTCCCGGGTGAATTCGACCAAGTTACCCTTAGAGGCAAGCTGACCTATCACATCTACAAAATAAAGGCACCAATCTTTCCATTAACAAAACTCTATCTGCTCAGATATTTCTCCAAAAATGACACATTTTTTTCCAAAGTTTCATTATAaggataatacataaaattatataaatttttttattaaacaaaatttaaatgaAACAATATTTAACTGAGTtagaaattatattatttcttaatataaaattatagcaAGGGAATAATTGTTACAGGAagggaataataaaaaaattcttccttaatataatttcttaatgaaacaaattttaaaaataagacaTGCTCCGTcataatatattatattatattatgtaaaaattttcaatcaattcaaaGGATACAAAACTAACATTCACGGCAAAAGTCCAATCTAACTCTTTTCCATGGGTAATAACTAATTTCTCATGGGTTAGACCCTATAAGTTCTTAGGGTGTATATTTGGTTAGAAGATAAAAAGAGAAGCaaattttacttaaataaatttcaCGAAAATTATATGAATCTATAATACTTGAGACTTGAGAGGAATAGCAACAACCATCAATTGAATCCATATCTGGCCACTATATGCTCATAATAAAAAAGACAGCAAATGGTGCAAAATAATATATAGGATTAAAAAATTAGACCTCAAAAAATTAAACAACACATGCATTATATATTAATCTAACAAAGTACTTACCAACTAAATAACCATCTTCTCTAGACTCTGATTGAATTGTTTTGAACGGAACAAAATTGAATCCGTTCAATGGAAACGAAGAATCTTGTACTGGACGCACAATCGTGTCCCTCTTGAAGTGGATTCTAAATTCATGTCTAGTAGGCTTGAACTTGATGGTATTCAAAGCAACTCCAAAATTAGTGACCACGTACACATTGCCCTCAGCGAGTAAGCCCTCGAAGATAGGAACAAATATGTCTTTTACAGTGCATTGAATTGTATCCCCTGAATGCATTAATTTTATAGAGTCATAGATAAATGAGGTTTATTGCTCAGTCATTACCAAAATAAATCTGAAATGCAAAGAGAAAATTTTACCTctttggtacgcggaatcgtgattacactttaattatgtaaaattcattgctctttcttttcctggaaatggcgccaaaaacatgatgccaagaccatggttcacaactccgtgtaactaaccagcaagtgcactgggtcgtccaagtaataccttacgtgagtaagggtcgaatcccacggagattgttggtatgaagcaagctatggtcaccttgtaaatctcagtcaggcggatataaaataataatggagttttcgaaagtaattaataaaatagagatagaggtacttatgtaaatcactggtgagaatttcagataagcaaatagagatgctttcgttcctctgaacctctactttcctgccatcttcatccaatcagttttactcctttctatggctggctttgtgtaatATATcctgtagaacggaagtggttgtcaggcacgcgttcatggggaatgatgatgattgtcacgttcatcacattcaggttgaagtacgaatgaatatcttggaagcgaactaagatgaattgaatagaaaacagtagtactttgcattaatctttgaggaacagcagagctccacaccttaatctatggagtgtagaaactctaccattgaaaatacatacgTGAAagttccaggcatggccgagatggccagccctcaatagtgatctaagatagcatatcactgatcaaagatgatcaaatacaatagtaaaaggtcctatttataataaactagctactaggatttacatgagtaagtaattgatgcataaattcacttctggggcccacttggtgtgtgcttgggctgagctttaactttccacgtgcagaggccatttgtggagtttaacgccaggttttgatccatttctggcgttcaactctggttttggatccttttctggcgctggatgctagaattgggcagagggctggtgttgaacgccagtttgcgtcatctattcttggccaaagtatgaactattatatatttatgaaaatccctggatgtctactttccaacgcaattggaagcgcaccattttgagttctgtagctccagaaaacccattttgagtgcaggaaggtcagaatccaacagcatcagcagtccttcttcaacctctgaatctgattctt contains the following coding sequences:
- the LOC110269465 gene encoding replication protein A 70 kDa DNA-binding subunit C-like, which translates into the protein MHSGDTIQCTVKDIFVPIFEGLLAEGNVYVVTNFGVALNTIKFKPTRHEFRIHFKRDTIVRPVQDSSFPLNGFNFVPFKTIQSESREDGYLVDVIGQLASKGNLVEFTRDGKPSSYITIELDDLEGGQKLRVTLWQSFAFDLLKYLEEHPCLTYVVILQMGVMGVFNTNYNSKLFINVEFPAARDFFARVNKLDPVDGQGIMSLVCDQPVSVEEDFLRLSVYKTIAEIKEHNQDAVSVTAGTIKEVEIEFGWWYKGCKKCRRGLREIEKRYFCPNCIRDYEFYEPSVLFLDCIFSGE